In the Euphorbia lathyris chromosome 5, ddEupLath1.1, whole genome shotgun sequence genome, one interval contains:
- the LOC136230951 gene encoding LOB domain-containing protein 29-like: MTGSGSPCGACKFLRRKCVRGCVFAPYFCHEHGATHFAAIHKVFGASNVSKLLAHLPANDRCEAAVTISYEAQARLQDPIYGCVSHIFALQQQVINLQAQLASVKEQAAQTMINGCSAAAVANPNERKPPLITPQDLQNWFQQSGNSNYNTTPQFNPNGYGENGLNMDPYCVGNYGNSSSSSFDSFEEAHSQSISSLDMQTDHHDRQWTHYQDSGDDLRSVAFGYFHHS, translated from the exons ATGACTGGTTCAGGTTCTCCCTGTGGTGCCTGCAAATTCTTGAGAAGAAAATGTGTAAGAGGCTGtgtttttgcaccttatttCTGCCATGAACATGGAGCTACACATTTTGCAGCTATTCATAAGGTTTTTGGTGCAAGCAATGTATCCAAATTGCTTGCTCATCTTCCTGCTAATGATAGATGTGAAGCTGCTGTTACCATTTCTTATGAAGCTCAAGCTAGGCTCCAAGATCCCATTTATGGCTGTGTTTCTCACATTTTCGCTCTTCAACAACAG GTCATAAATCTACAAGCACAACTTGCCTCAGTTAAAGAACAAGCAGCACAGACTATGATCAACGGCTGCTCGGCCGCGGCGGTGGCAAACCCTAATGAGAGAAAACCACCTTTAATAACACCACAAGATCTTCAAAACTGGTTTCAGCAGTCAGGGAATTCCAATTATAACACAACCCCACAATTCAATCCGAACGGATATGGAGAAAATGGGTTGAATATGGATCCATATTGTGTTGGAAACTATGGGaattcatcatcatcatcatttgaTAGCTTTGAAGAGGCTCATTCTCAGTCCATTTCTTCTTTGGATATGCAAACAGATCATCATGATAGGCAATGGACTCATTATCAAGATTCCGGCGATGATCTCCGATCTGTGGCTTTCGGTTACTTTCATCActcatga